One genomic region from Ruficoccus amylovorans encodes:
- a CDS encoding HAD family hydrolase produces MASLQGALFDWDGVIVDSSAAHELSWDLLAAEEKLTLPPGHFKRGFGRKNTVIIPEILGWTTDPAEIARLGDRKEALYREIIRERGIEPLPGVYDLLRGLKEAGIPCCVGTSSSRENIETIMDIAHLREYFADITSAEDVTVGKPDPEVFLVAAKKIDRSPEDCVVFEDAIHGLEAGRAGGMKVVGVATTHRLEDLGLADLAVHRLTEVDVPRLRELF; encoded by the coding sequence ATGGCAAGTCTGCAAGGAGCACTTTTCGACTGGGACGGCGTCATCGTGGATTCGTCCGCCGCTCACGAACTGAGCTGGGATCTCCTGGCTGCGGAGGAAAAGCTCACCCTCCCGCCGGGGCATTTCAAGCGCGGATTCGGACGCAAGAACACCGTTATCATCCCGGAAATCCTTGGTTGGACGACCGACCCGGCTGAAATCGCCCGCCTGGGCGACCGCAAGGAGGCCCTTTACCGCGAAATTATTCGCGAACGCGGGATTGAGCCGTTGCCCGGCGTCTACGACCTGCTGCGGGGGCTGAAGGAAGCGGGCATTCCGTGCTGCGTCGGCACCTCCTCCTCTCGCGAGAACATCGAGACGATCATGGACATCGCGCACCTGCGCGAGTACTTCGCGGACATCACCAGCGCCGAGGACGTGACCGTGGGCAAGCCCGACCCGGAGGTCTTTCTGGTGGCGGCGAAAAAGATCGACCGCAGCCCGGAGGACTGTGTGGTTTTCGAGGATGCAATCCACGGTTTGGAGGCCGGGCGGGCCGGGGGCATGAAGGTCGTCGGCGTCGCCACGACCCACCGCCTCGAAGACCTCGGCCTCGCTGATCTGGCTGTCCACCGGCTGACGGAAGTGGACGTTCCGCGCCTGCGGGAGCTGTTCTG